Below is a window of uncultured Cohaesibacter sp. DNA.
CCCGCGCGCCCCATATGTCCGTATGCAGGCTATCCCCCATCATCGCGATGCGGTGCGGCGCAACAGACGACCCCAGCCGCTTCTCGACCTCGTCATAAACCGAAGCGAAGGGCTTGCCATGGAAAGTCACGCGAAGCCCTGCCACCTTGTCCATCAGGTCATGGGCGTAAAAACCGGGCTCGACCGACATGTCTGTCTCTCTCGGTGCCACAATATCCGGATTGGCAACGACCACCGGCCGTCTTTTGCGCAAAAGACTATCGAGCAGCAATGCCTGCCGCTCAAGCGTCCAGCTTTCGCTGGACAGCAGCAAAAAGGCGTCAACTTCGTCATAGGCTCTGGCATCATCGAGCATGGCCCGGCAGGACAAGGCCAGTTCGCTGGCCTCAAAGCTCGAAGGTGCCACGACACCCCACAATATGGTGAGATCAAAAGCATCCATATGGCTTTCACATACCGCGCGCGAGGATATCAGTTCCTCTTGCCTGAAGCGAAAACCAAGCCGCTCGAATTTGCTCACCACCTGCCCGAAACAGTAAGACGCAGCATTGGTCAGCACGAACACCCGCTTGCCCGCAGCGCGAAGCTGCTCGATGCGTTCGTACGCTCCGGCAATGGGCGTCTCCCCCACATTGAGCACCCCGAAAGCATCAAAGACAAAAGCCTCGAACTGATCCGTCAGGACCCCAAGGTCGGCAATAGCGACGGCTGTCTGGCTGTCTTTGGCCAAAGCTGGCAGCGCAGGATAGCGCTCCCGCACGGCTTCATATCGATCAAAAGCCTGATCCGGCGTCAAGATAGGTAGCATGGCAGATTTCGTCTTAGCTTGCGTGATCCCTGATGGCATATACGACAAGCACACCGATCGCCCAGACAATTGCCGAAATAATGAAAGTGAGGAACACATTCAGCAAGCGCTCCGGATAGAGAGCGGTTTCGGGTTGCTTGGGCTGAACGAATGTTACCAGATAGCGCTGCCGCCGATTTGCTTCCAATTGCGCCGTTTCCACCGCAGTCAGGGCAGTCGTATAGGCTTTTTCGGCAAATTCCTGCTCCATCAGCAAATCGCGATAGCCTTCCATCAAGGCTGAAATGGCACCATCGCTTGAATCCTCCGCGATCAGAGCGCGCTCTTCAGTGACCTGCTTTTCGAGCGCCTCAATTCTGCTGCGCAGCGATTTCAGGGAAGGTGCATCCTCATCCAGAAACAGGCTTTTCGATTTGAGTTCAGCCTTTGCCTGAATGATCTGCTGCTCCAGATGGCTTTGCGATTCAACCTTGGCCTGAGCCACGGCATTGGGATCGATGATCTGTTCTTTTTCACGGAAAGACCT
It encodes the following:
- a CDS encoding HAD hydrolase-like protein — its product is MLPILTPDQAFDRYEAVRERYPALPALAKDSQTAVAIADLGVLTDQFEAFVFDAFGVLNVGETPIAGAYERIEQLRAAGKRVFVLTNAASYCFGQVVSKFERLGFRFRQEELISSRAVCESHMDAFDLTILWGVVAPSSFEASELALSCRAMLDDARAYDEVDAFLLLSSESWTLERQALLLDSLLRKRRPVVVANPDIVAPRETDMSVEPGFYAHDLMDKVAGLRVTFHGKPFASVYDEVEKRLGSSVAPHRIAMMGDSLHTDIWGARVRGWGSVLVTEHGFLRGQDPLEAIRKSGIYPDFMTPSI